A single window of Nasonia vitripennis strain AsymCx chromosome 4, Nvit_psr_1.1, whole genome shotgun sequence DNA harbors:
- the LOC100117989 gene encoding uncharacterized protein LOC100117989 produces MIGSRAAGLLRSISRNPANQKCLTALGQQVRRSSSESEWTYRTGRPGAPWSQRGGLICSTICWWWIYWNLYHSWPHIIGLYDGKFLPDPRKDFTDEELGIPPDDV; encoded by the exons ATGATCGGCTCGAGAGCTGCCGGTCTCCTAAGGAGCATCTCGCGAAATCCGGCCAACCAGAAATGTCTAACAGCTTTAGGACAACAAGTACGACGCAGCAGCAGTGAGAGCGA GTGGACTTATCGCACTGGAAGACCTGGAGCCCCGTGGTCACAGCGAGGTGGATTAATATGTTCAACAATCTGTTGGTGGTGGATTTACTGGAATCTGTACCACAGCTGGCCCCACATAATT GGATTGTATGATGGTAAATTTCTGCCAGACCCAAGAAAAGACTTTACGGATGAAGAACTTGGTATTCCTCCAGATGACGTATAA
- the LOC100119754 gene encoding aldehyde dehydrogenase X, mitochondrial codes for MGTNKPVVKYTKLFINNEFVDAASGKTFPTINPSTGTVITHVSEGDKADVDKAVAAAKKAFARNSPWRTMDASARAKLMHKFADLMERDIDYLASIETLDNGKTFADSKGDISASIECLRYYAGWCDKIHGQTIPADGGFFSMTRKEPVGVVGQIIPWNYPIMMTAWKWGPALAAGCTIVLKPAEQTPLSALCLAALTKEAGFPAGVINVVNGFGPTAGAAIAEHFDIRKVAFTGSTEIGHLIMQAAGRTNLKRVSLELGGKSPLIICEDADIKEAADIAHHALFDNHGQSCCAGSRTFVHAKVYDQFVKEAKELATKRKVGDPFSDGTDQGPQIDQDMYDKVMGLIASGKQEGATLVTGGKRVGNAGYFIEPTVFGNVTDEMKIAREEIFGPVQSIFKFNDIEEAIERANKTSYGLAAGIITKDIDKALAFAKAVDAGSIWINGYDLLTAHTPFGGFKMSGIGRELGEEGLHEYLEVKTITIRTNA; via the exons ATGGGCACGAACAAGCCGGTCGTCAAGTATACCAAG cttttcATCAACAATGAATTCGTCGATGCTGCCAGCGGTAAAACTTTTCCAACCATCAACCCGTCAACTGGAACAGTCATAACCCATGTATCCGAAGGAGATAAG GCGGACGTCGATAAAGCGGTTGCGGCAGCAAAAAAAGCCTTTGCCCGTAATTCACCATGGCGAACCATGGATGCATCTGCCAGAGCAAAGCTCATGCACAAG TTCGCCGATCTAATGGAGCGCGACATCGACTACCTGGCAAGCATCGAGACTCTCGACAACGGCAAAACCTTCGCTGACTCGAAGGGTGACATCTCCGCGAGCATCGAGTGCTTGCGCTACTACGCCGGCTGGTGTGACAAGATTCACGGCCAAACCATTCCAGCTG ACGGCGGATTCTTCTCGATGACGCGCAAGGAGCCGGTTGGTGTTGTCGGCCAGATCATCCCCTGGAACTACCCGATCATGATGACCGCCTGGAAATGGGGTCCAGCTCTAGCTGCCGGCTGCACGATCGTCCTGAAACCAGCTGAGCAGACACCCCTGAGTGCCCTCTGTCTTGCTGCTCTCACCAAGGAGGCCGGCTTCCCTGCCGGTGTCATCAACGTGGTGAACGGATTCGGCCCCACCGCTGGCGCGGCTATTGCCGAACACTTTGACATTCGCAAGGTCGCCTTCACCGGTTCCACCGAG ATCGGTCACCTCATCATGCAAGCGGCTGGAAGGACCAACTTGAAGCGAGTTAGCCTTGAGCTTGGCGGCAAAAGTCCTCTAATCATCTGTGAAGATGCAGACA TCAAAGAAGCGGCGGATATTGCCCACCACGCACTCTTCGACAATCATGGACAAAGTTGCTGCGCCGGTTCGCGCACTTTCGTTCACGCAAAGGTGTACGATCAATTCGTCAAGGAGGCCAAAGAACTGGCGACCAAGAGGAAAGTCGGCGACCCCTTCAGTGATGGCACCGATCAGGGACCACAAATCGACCAGGACATGTACGACAAAGTCATGGGATTGATTGCATCCGGAAAACAGGAGGGAGCCACTCTGGTTACGGGAGGAAAGCGCGTTGGTAACGCAGGATACTTCATTGAG ccTACGGTCTTTGGTAATGTCACCGACGAGATGAAGATCGCCAGGGAGGAAATTTTCGGACCCGTTCAATCGATCTTCAAGTTCAACGATATTGAAGAAGCTATTGAAAGAGCGAACAAGACATCTTATGGTCTTGCAGCTGGTATCATCACCAAAGATATTGATAAGGCTCTGGCCTTTGCCAAAGCTGTGGATGCTGGAAGCATCTg GATCAACGGTTACGACCTTTTGACGGCTCACACGCCTTTCGGAGGATTCAAAATGTCTGGAATTGGACGAGAATT GGGCGAAGAAGGACTGCACGAATACCTTGAGGTTAAGACAATAACTATCCGTACAAATGCATAA
- the LOC100119724 gene encoding retinal dehydrogenase 1 isoform X2: MALHLYGLFINNEWVDSVSGKKFTTINPANEKVIAEVSEAEKADVDKAVKVARAAFERGSVWRNLDASARGRLIYNLAQLIEDHVNEIASLESLDNGKPFNNSYYQTLESTNVLRYFAGCADKIHGLTIPSDGKEFALTRKEPVGVVGAIIPWNYPIILLSFKLGMALAAGCTVVVKPAEQTPLTALYVASLVKEAGFPPGVVNVLPGYGPSTGAAISSHPDIDKVSFTGSSVVGKAILEASAKSNLKKVSLELGGKSPLVVFNDANLELALKYASDALFVNAGQTCIAPTRVFVQSGVYDKFTKRFVEIASKVKVGDAFEPGVFQGPQIDTKGFNKVLSLIETGKKEGAKCEIGGKRRGNVGYFVEPTVFTNVSDDMTIAKEEIFGPVQSIFKFETLDEVIKRANNTPYGLSAGVFTENLNTALEFSKAVQAGTVWVNQWGAVHPQTPFGGYKTSGLGREMGIGSLDEYLETKTINISLPSNH, from the exons ATGGCATTGCATCTATATGGC TTATTTATCAACAATGAATGGGTCGATTCAGTAAGTGGTAAAAAATTTACCACTATTAATCCAGCTAATGAAAAAGTAATCGCTGAAGTATCCGAAGCTGAAAAG GCTGACGTCGACAAAGCAGTAAAGGTGGCTAGAGCAGCTTTTGAAAGAGGTTCTGTCTGGCGTAATCTCGACGCATCTGCTCGTGGAAGACTCATTTACAAT ttgGCACAACTCATTGAAGACCATGTGAACGAAATCGCTAGTTTGGAATCTTTGGACAACGGCAAGCCCTTCAATAACTCTTACTACCAGACGTTAGAGTCAACTAACGTCTTACGATACTTTGCTGGATGTGCCGACAAAATACACGGATTAACCATTCCTTCTG ATGGCAAAGAATTCGCTTTGACCAGAAAAGAACCAGTCGGAGTTGTTGGTGCCATTATTCCTTGGAACTATCCAATAATCCTTTTGAGTTTTAAACTTGGAATGGCCTTGGCAGCTGGATGCACAGTCGTCGTCAAGCCAGCAGAACAAACACCGTTGACCGCTCTGTACGTCGCGAGTTTAGTGAAAGAAGCCGGATTTCCTCCAGGCGTTGTCAATGTTCTTCCCGGCTATGGTCCATCTACAGGTGCGGCTATTTCCTCACACCCAGACATTGACAAAGTCAGCTTTACTGGCTCCTCAGTG GTAGGAAAAGCTATATTGGAAGCGTCTGCAAAGTCCAATTTGAAAAAAGTCAGCTTGGAACTGGGAGGAAAGAGTCCATTAGTCGTGTTTAACGATGCTAATT TGGAACTCGCACTCAAGTATGCTTCCGATGCTCTTTTCGTAAATGCTGGACAAACCTGCATAGCACCAACCAGAGTATTTGTTCAGTCTGGAGTATACGATAAATTTACCAAGAGATTCGTTGAAATTGCATCCAAAGTCAAAGTTGGAGATGCTTTCGAGCCAGGCGTATTTCAAGGTCCCCAG ATTGATACTAAAGGTTTCAACAAAGTTCTGTCATTAATTGAAACTGGGAAAAAAGAAGGAGCCAAGTGCGAAATTGGTGGAAAGCGTCGTGGAAATGTAGGATATTTTGTGGAACCGACCGTTTTCACTAATGTTTCTGACGATATGACTATTGCAAAGGAAGAG ATATTTGGACCAGTTCAAAGCATCTTCAAATTTGAAACTTTAGACGAGGTGATAAAGCGGGCTAATAATACTCCGTATGGCTTATCAGCTGGCGTTTTCACTGAAAATCTAAACACTGctttagaattttcaaaagctGTGCAAGCCGGTACTGTATG GGTTAACCAATGGGGCGCTGTCCATCCTCAAACACCTTTTGGTGGATACAAGACATCCGGTTTAGGCAGAGAAAT GGGTATCGGTTCGCTGGACGAATATCTGGAAACTAAAACCATAAACATTAGCTTGCCGAGCAACCATTAA
- the LOC100119724 gene encoding retinal dehydrogenase 1 isoform X1: MAPQPKPTANPEIKYTKLFINNEWVDSVSGKKFTTINPANEKVIAEVSEAEKADVDKAVKVARAAFERGSVWRNLDASARGRLIYNLAQLIEDHVNEIASLESLDNGKPFNNSYYQTLESTNVLRYFAGCADKIHGLTIPSDGKEFALTRKEPVGVVGAIIPWNYPIILLSFKLGMALAAGCTVVVKPAEQTPLTALYVASLVKEAGFPPGVVNVLPGYGPSTGAAISSHPDIDKVSFTGSSVVGKAILEASAKSNLKKVSLELGGKSPLVVFNDANLELALKYASDALFVNAGQTCIAPTRVFVQSGVYDKFTKRFVEIASKVKVGDAFEPGVFQGPQIDTKGFNKVLSLIETGKKEGAKCEIGGKRRGNVGYFVEPTVFTNVSDDMTIAKEEIFGPVQSIFKFETLDEVIKRANNTPYGLSAGVFTENLNTALEFSKAVQAGTVWVNQWGAVHPQTPFGGYKTSGLGREMGIGSLDEYLETKTINISLPSNH, translated from the exons ATGGCTCCTCAACCAAAGCCAACGGCAAATCCAGAAATTAAATATACTAAG TTATTTATCAACAATGAATGGGTCGATTCAGTAAGTGGTAAAAAATTTACCACTATTAATCCAGCTAATGAAAAAGTAATCGCTGAAGTATCCGAAGCTGAAAAG GCTGACGTCGACAAAGCAGTAAAGGTGGCTAGAGCAGCTTTTGAAAGAGGTTCTGTCTGGCGTAATCTCGACGCATCTGCTCGTGGAAGACTCATTTACAAT ttgGCACAACTCATTGAAGACCATGTGAACGAAATCGCTAGTTTGGAATCTTTGGACAACGGCAAGCCCTTCAATAACTCTTACTACCAGACGTTAGAGTCAACTAACGTCTTACGATACTTTGCTGGATGTGCCGACAAAATACACGGATTAACCATTCCTTCTG ATGGCAAAGAATTCGCTTTGACCAGAAAAGAACCAGTCGGAGTTGTTGGTGCCATTATTCCTTGGAACTATCCAATAATCCTTTTGAGTTTTAAACTTGGAATGGCCTTGGCAGCTGGATGCACAGTCGTCGTCAAGCCAGCAGAACAAACACCGTTGACCGCTCTGTACGTCGCGAGTTTAGTGAAAGAAGCCGGATTTCCTCCAGGCGTTGTCAATGTTCTTCCCGGCTATGGTCCATCTACAGGTGCGGCTATTTCCTCACACCCAGACATTGACAAAGTCAGCTTTACTGGCTCCTCAGTG GTAGGAAAAGCTATATTGGAAGCGTCTGCAAAGTCCAATTTGAAAAAAGTCAGCTTGGAACTGGGAGGAAAGAGTCCATTAGTCGTGTTTAACGATGCTAATT TGGAACTCGCACTCAAGTATGCTTCCGATGCTCTTTTCGTAAATGCTGGACAAACCTGCATAGCACCAACCAGAGTATTTGTTCAGTCTGGAGTATACGATAAATTTACCAAGAGATTCGTTGAAATTGCATCCAAAGTCAAAGTTGGAGATGCTTTCGAGCCAGGCGTATTTCAAGGTCCCCAG ATTGATACTAAAGGTTTCAACAAAGTTCTGTCATTAATTGAAACTGGGAAAAAAGAAGGAGCCAAGTGCGAAATTGGTGGAAAGCGTCGTGGAAATGTAGGATATTTTGTGGAACCGACCGTTTTCACTAATGTTTCTGACGATATGACTATTGCAAAGGAAGAG ATATTTGGACCAGTTCAAAGCATCTTCAAATTTGAAACTTTAGACGAGGTGATAAAGCGGGCTAATAATACTCCGTATGGCTTATCAGCTGGCGTTTTCACTGAAAATCTAAACACTGctttagaattttcaaaagctGTGCAAGCCGGTACTGTATG GGTTAACCAATGGGGCGCTGTCCATCCTCAAACACCTTTTGGTGGATACAAGACATCCGGTTTAGGCAGAGAAAT GGGTATCGGTTCGCTGGACGAATATCTGGAAACTAAAACCATAAACATTAGCTTGCCGAGCAACCATTAA
- the LOC100119698 gene encoding 2-oxoisovalerate dehydrogenase subunit beta, mitochondrial, giving the protein MILSKSSTGLQHATKFLRLFLPKDHRNNCRYAHFAFYPDTKTERTGETKQMNMYQAINNAMHLALEKDDNSVVFGEDVEFGGVFRCSVGLKERFGQSRVFNTPLCEQGIVGFGIGLANVGTTAIAEIQFADYIFPAFDQLVNEAAKYRYRSGGQFDCGKLTVRSPCGAVGHGALYHSQSPEAYFAHTPGLKVVVPRGPVQAKGLLLSCIDEPDPCVFFEPKILYRTAIEDVSLDHYKLPLGKADVVREGDAITLIGWGTQIHVLLEVADLVQNELGASCEVIDLYSILPWDVETVCKSVQKTGRCIVSHEAPLTQGFGSEIAATIQEECFLSLEAPIGRVTGWDTPFPHVHEVFYLPDKWRCFEAVKNTLEY; this is encoded by the exons ATGATTCTCAGTAAGTCGTCCACTGGTTTGCAGCATGCCACGAAATTTCTCCGGCTGTTCCTGCCCAAAGACCATAGGAATAACTGCAGATATGCCCACTTTGCGTTCTACCCCGACACCAAGACCGAGAGAACAG GTGAAACCAAACAGATGAACATGTATCAAGCCATCAACAATGCGATGCATTTAGCTTTGGAAAAAGACGATAACTCAG TGGTCTTCGGCGAGGACGTCGAGTTCGGCGGCGTATTCCGCTGCTCCGTCGGGCTGAAAGAGCGCTTCGGCCAGAGCCGCGTGTTCAATACGCCGCTGTGCGAGCAGGGAATCGTCGGCTTCGGTATCGGCCTCGCCAACGTCGGCACCACCGCCATAGCAGAGATTCAGTTTGCCGACTACATCTTTCCAGCGTTCGATCAG CTGGTAAACGAGGCAGCCAAGTACCGCTACCGAAGTGGCGGCCAATTCGACTGCGGAAAGCTGACTGTGAGGTCTCCCTGCGGCGCGGTGGGCCATGGAGCGCTCTACCACTCGCAAAGTCCGGAGGCTTATTTCGCGCACACGCCTGGACTCAAG GTGGTCGTTCCTCGGGGACCGGTACAAGCCAAAGGACTTTTGTTGAGCTGCATAGACGAACCGGATCCTTGCGTGTTTTTCGAGCCGAAGATCCTGTACCGCACTGCCATCGAGGATGTTTCCTTGGACCACTACAAATTACCTCTCGGCAAAGCTGACGTCGTTCGCGAAG GCGATGCAATCACCTTGATCGGCTGGGGAACTCAAATACACGTCTTATTAGAAGTTGCCGATCTCGTGCAAAACGAGCTCGGCGCCTCTTGCGAGGTCATAGACCTCTACTCGATCCTCCCGTGGGACGTCGAGACCGTGTGCAAG TCCGTCCAAAAAACCGGTCGCTGCATCGTCTCGCACGAGGCCCCGCTGACCCAAGGATTCGGAAGTGAAATTGCGGCAACCATTCAG GAGGAGTGCTTTTTGAGTCTGGAAGCTCCGATCGGCCGAGTAACGGGTTGGGACACACCGTTCCCTCACGTGCACGAAGTCTTTTATCTTCCCGATAAGTGGCGCTGCTTCGAGGCTGTCAAAAATACTCTGGAATATTGA